The window TAGACCCTCAGGTTAGTAAAAAGAAATATTTTTTCTTTAGACCAGCAAAAAGGGATGATATCCGCTTTACAGAAAAGATTTTACACAGGAGATTATTTTTAAAGTCTCGTTGGGATTATTTCTGGGCAAGCCTATTCCAAAACAGTTTGTTATTTTTAGATACTTATTACTTTGGAGAGTGGAGTGCTGGCAGGTTTCATAATATAAAATGGCATAAGGATGCTATTAAAATGCTGCTGCTAAAAGTTATTGCAGCGGCTGCTCATGCCAATCAAATTATTGAACGCGAAGAACGAAATATGTTTTTCACCTTTTTGAATTCTTCAAACCTCACTAAATCTCAAAATAAAATTACAAAAGAAGCTTTTAGAAATGGTATTACTTTAAATGATATAGATTTGCGACAAGCAGATACTTGGTTGTTAAAAAAATACGTGCTTGAATTAGCTATTCTAATGATTTGGGCAGATAAAGTGGTAAGCACAGAAGAAAGGATTTTTTTAAGTGACTTAGCAAATAGACTTGGGTTAACAGAAGAGGAGCTAGATATAAGTTTAATTGCAATTGAATCTTTTGTGATTGAAAATTGGAAGGAAGTCTATTTTTTGCAAAGTAAGCATTCTTTTCAGGTGATAAGTGAAAATATTGTACAGAGAATTTCATTTGTACTAAATCAGCATAAGCAAAGCATTTCTACTGAAATTAGAGAAAGTAAAGAACTTTGGAAGTTGTTCGAAAAATCTAAGCAACAATCCCTAACGGATGAAGAAAAGGAAAAGATGAGAGTTCAATTAATAGACATTCTTAAAACAATACCAGCTTTTGTAATTATAGCTCTTCCAGGGTCATTTTTAACCCTTCCGCTACTTTTAAAAGTATTACCTAAAAGTGCTTTACCTACAGGATTCAGAGATTAAATGAAATCGTTTGATTTAGTTTTTTGAGGAATTAATAGACTCAAAAGAATTGACAATAATAAGGTTGAGAAAATAACCGTAAAGGAGGCGAATGTATTGATATGGATGTGGAAAATTTCCAATAACATTTTAGCCCCAATAAAAATCAGGATGAATGATAGTCCTTTTTGTAGCAAGTAAAATCTATCTATTATACCAGCAAGTAAAAAGAACTTTGCCCTTAAACCTAGAATAGCAAAAATGTTCGAGGTATAAAGAATGAATTCATTCTGGGATATAGCAAATACTGCTGGAATAGAATCCACAGCAAAAATCAAATCAGTTGATTCTACTAAAAGAATGACCAAAAACAATGGAGTGAACAAAATTGCTCTGCCTCTTCTAATTATAAATTTACCACTAAAATTACCTTTTGTAATACGTAAGTATTTTCTGGCAAATTGGATTATCAAATTCTTTTCTGGATCTAGATCGTCTTCTTCTTTTGAAAAGAATATTTTAATTCCACTGTAAACCAGGAATGCGCCAAATATATATAGAATCCAATGGAATTGATTTACTAAAAATGCTCCTAGAAAAATAAAAATTGCTCTAAATATGATGGCCCCTAAAACACCCCAAAATAAAATTTTATGATAATAGGTATCATCTACTTTGAAATATCTTAAAATTAGTAAGATGACGAAAATATTGTCAACAGAAAGTGCATATTCTGCAACATATGCAGAAAAGAATTCTAACATAACAACGGTACCGCCATAAAATCTGTAGATCAAATATCCAAAAGCGATAGAGATTACCACCCAAAAAACAGATTGATAAGCAGCAGACTTGAGCGATACTTTTTTGGCTTTCTTATTAAAGAAGCCCAAGTCAAAGATTAGGAAAATAATAATAACAACTGCAAAAACCGTATAAAGGATGTGTTCAGTGTTATTAAAGAATTCCAGAATGCTGTTCATAAAAAATTTTATCCCCCAAATGAATCTGCAAGTTATATTATTTGTAACTTTTTATTAAATATTATAAAGAAAATAATTAGTTTTTGGTCGAAATGTTTGATTTTTAGTCGTATGAGGTCTTATAAAATACTGTTGTAGATGTAAGGTTTTAATTTTTATTCTACAAATAAAGGTGGAGTCTTTAGATTAGTTGACATTTTATTGGGATAAAAGTGTATTTTAATAAGATAAAAGCAGATTAAAGTTTAATCTGCTTTAAGGGGATTTTACATAAATTAATTATTTAACTGTTTTAACATCTTCTTCGGAGAGGCCATAATATTCAATCACTTCATGGTAATTGGTGAAATCAACTGAATCTGCTACTCTACCATTTGTAAATTGACCAGGAACAACTACTACTCTAGCTTTCCAATCATCAGTGTAGGATGCACCTAATTCATTAAGGTTAAAATTAGCATCTAAGAATAAATTCACATCGAATATGGTGAAATCGTAATTGTAAATTAAGGTACCGAATTTAGTGAATTCTGTTTGTGGAAGCGCTCTCCAAATATTATCGCCTTCTTCTGTTTGACCATAAAGGAAATAAACGTGGGCAACATCAGAATCTAACATTACAAAATCACCCGGGAAATCTAAAAAAACACTATATTCATTTGAAGCTGAGAAGGTAATAAGTTCATATTCGAATACAAAAGCTTCTTGGCCGTCTTGCCCATCCTGTCCAGCAGGTCCTCGAGGTCCGGCAGGTCCTTGTGGTCCAGGGGCTCCATCTTGTCCATTAAAAGTGCAGCTTCCTAAAAAGAGAAATCCTAATGCGAATATTATGTAGAATAGATTTTTCATAGCTTTAAATTTTTGATTGGTTAAAACTAACCAAAAAATATGCCAAAGCATTGGTAAATCCTCAAACCATGACTTTATGGAACCCTAAATTAACTGTTTAGGAAGGTTTTGATTAAGGCACCTATAAACAAAAGAAAAAAGATAGCACCTTTAATGATATTATCGTTTATCCTTGAATTCTTCAACAATCGGAATACATTGTAAATCATGTAGTAAATATAATTTGAAGCATTGTAAGTTGCTAAAGCCTTATTTTTAGGAGGAGTAATATTTGAGTATTATTAATTAATTGTTTTAAAATACTTCAAATATGTTTGAGAAACATACAGTTGATGAAATGTTAATTAGGCTTTATTTGAGCATTTTTAATGCTACTAATAAAATAGAAAGCTTAAATACCTCTATATTTTTATAGGAAGATTAATCAAATACTACATGCGTAAAATTGAATATGAATTGCTGCAATCAAATTCTAGCTTGGTAGGTATAGAGGTCGAAATATCTCCCTTTTTTATCAATAAGTTCATTGTGTTTACCTCTTTCTACAATTTCACCATCCTCAATTACCAATATTTGATCCGCTTGTCTGATAGTGCTTAGTCTGTGCGCAATTACAAATGTCGTTTTACCTTTCATCAACTCTTTCAAACTCGATTGAATAAAGTTTTCACTTTCAGTATCCAAGTTGGATGTGGCCTCATCTAAAATCAATATTTTAGGATTTGCTAGAATAGCTCTGGCAATTGCTATTCTTTGTTGCTGGCCACCTGATAATTTCACACCTCTTTCTCCAATTTGCGTATCGAGTCCGGCCTCAAATTTATCTGTGAATTGGTTTACATATGCTGAATTAACAGCATTTAGAAGTTCTTCTTCTGATGCATTAGGTCTTGGAAATAAAATATTTTCTCTAATAGTTCCTTCAAAAAGAAAGTCTTCCTGCAGAACTACACCTAATTTGCTTCTATAGCTTTCTAAAGTTAGTTCTTCCAGATCGTATCCATCTACTAATATTTTCCCTGAATCTGGATTTAAGAATGAAGAAACCAAACCTGAAATCGTACTTTTTCCAGATCCTGAGGTCCCAACAAAGGCAGTTACAGAGCCTGGTTTAGCCTCAAACGAGATATTTTTAACTACATCTTTATTTTCCTCATAAGCAAAAGAAACGTCTTCAAATTTGACGTGTCCTTTTAACTCTTTAAGCTCAATTTTTCTATTAGGATTATCGGTTTCAACAGGGGTGTTCATGATTTCTTCAGTTCGATCCAAACCTGCAAATGCTTCTGTGAGCTGACTTCCGATATTACTCATTTGTACTATCGGTGCAATCATAAAACCTAAATAGAGAGTAAATGCTAGAAAATCACCAAAAGTAAGCTGTTCCTTCATAATCATCCAGCCACCAATTCCCATAATTCCCGCTGATGCTAATCCTAATAATAAGGTAGCAGAACTAGTGATTAAACTGGTAGCGGTTAAACTAGATTTAATATTTTTGAATAATCTATCCACCCCTTCTGCAAAAACTCGAATTTCCTGTAGCTCTGCGTTAAATCCTTTTATGACTCTTATGCCCCCTAAAGTTTCTGTTAAGCGTCCTGTAACATCAGCATTTATTTTACCTCTTTCTCTAAAGATTGGCCTGATTCTTCCAAATGCTTTAAGTGAGATGAATCCAAAAATAGCTACCGGAACTAATACATAGACCGTCATTAATGGACTAATCGTTATTAAAATTATAAGGCAAACTATTGAAGTTAGGATTCCACCTACCATTTGAGCTAAACCTGTGCCGACTAAATTTCTTACTCCTTCCACATCCGTCATTATTCTGGAAACGAGCTCTCCAGTTTTAGCATTATCAAAGTACCGGATAGGAAGT is drawn from Marivirga arenosa and contains these coding sequences:
- a CDS encoding tellurite resistance TerB family protein; translation: MNPAEKGWLKEYIKFRGPHPIDLSQYMIKDEDSLLYKIVQPTGLIYGHPIHAPGIRHPKEQRWNSLSKMKIVLLESFIHSASLKVNSLPETASDWESYYHDTSKSIAEFYQVLDPQVSKKKYFFFRPAKRDDIRFTEKILHRRLFLKSRWDYFWASLFQNSLLFLDTYYFGEWSAGRFHNIKWHKDAIKMLLLKVIAAAAHANQIIEREERNMFFTFLNSSNLTKSQNKITKEAFRNGITLNDIDLRQADTWLLKKYVLELAILMIWADKVVSTEERIFLSDLANRLGLTEEELDISLIAIESFVIENWKEVYFLQSKHSFQVISENIVQRISFVLNQHKQSISTEIRESKELWKLFEKSKQQSLTDEEKEKMRVQLIDILKTIPAFVIIALPGSFLTLPLLLKVLPKSALPTGFRD
- a CDS encoding TerC/Alx family metal homeostasis membrane protein, translating into MNSILEFFNNTEHILYTVFAVVIIIFLIFDLGFFNKKAKKVSLKSAAYQSVFWVVISIAFGYLIYRFYGGTVVMLEFFSAYVAEYALSVDNIFVILLILRYFKVDDTYYHKILFWGVLGAIIFRAIFIFLGAFLVNQFHWILYIFGAFLVYSGIKIFFSKEEDDLDPEKNLIIQFARKYLRITKGNFSGKFIIRRGRAILFTPLFLVILLVESTDLIFAVDSIPAVFAISQNEFILYTSNIFAILGLRAKFFLLAGIIDRFYLLQKGLSFILIFIGAKMLLEIFHIHINTFASFTVIFSTLLLSILLSLLIPQKTKSNDFI
- a CDS encoding collagen-like triple helix repeat-containing protein, whose product is MKNLFYIIFALGFLFLGSCTFNGQDGAPGPQGPAGPRGPAGQDGQDGQEAFVFEYELITFSASNEYSVFLDFPGDFVMLDSDVAHVYFLYGQTEEGDNIWRALPQTEFTKFGTLIYNYDFTIFDVNLFLDANFNLNELGASYTDDWKARVVVVPGQFTNGRVADSVDFTNYHEVIEYYGLSEEDVKTVK
- a CDS encoding ABC transporter ATP-binding protein, with the protein product MARQDKSSKASLSKAFKTIIWPRRKYILVGLVLIIISRAASLVLPGSSKILVDEIVPNGDLEMLKWLIFAVVGALVIQSVTSFALTQILSVEAQNLIAQLRSKVQAHILKLPIRYFDNAKTGELVSRIMTDVEGVRNLVGTGLAQMVGGILTSIVCLIILITISPLMTVYVLVPVAIFGFISLKAFGRIRPIFRERGKINADVTGRLTETLGGIRVIKGFNAELQEIRVFAEGVDRLFKNIKSSLTATSLITSSATLLLGLASAGIMGIGGWMIMKEQLTFGDFLAFTLYLGFMIAPIVQMSNIGSQLTEAFAGLDRTEEIMNTPVETDNPNRKIELKELKGHVKFEDVSFAYEENKDVVKNISFEAKPGSVTAFVGTSGSGKSTISGLVSSFLNPDSGKILVDGYDLEELTLESYRSKLGVVLQEDFLFEGTIRENILFPRPNASEEELLNAVNSAYVNQFTDKFEAGLDTQIGERGVKLSGGQQQRIAIARAILANPKILILDEATSNLDTESENFIQSSLKELMKGKTTFVIAHRLSTIRQADQILVIEDGEIVERGKHNELIDKKGRYFDLYTYQARI